A segment of the Nitrospinota bacterium genome:
CCAGACCTGTTTTCCGGTCCATGCAGGTGGCGACCAGACTCATGAAGCTTCTAACGCCCCCCCCCGATACATCTGAGGAAGTCCTTTTCAGAAATGACACCGACGATACCTCCCTTACTGTCCACAACCGGGAGCCCGGAAACTCCCGTTCTATCCATTGCCTGAGCCACTTCCACCAAAACAGTGTCTTCTCTCACCGTATGCACCGGACTGCTCATGATCTCCTTGGCCTGCATAGAAAGAATACGTTTTTGGGCGTGTTCATATGCCAGACCACAGAGATTTTTGGCAGCAGCCGGAGTGATGTCCATATATCCGGGGATATCCTTCATCGCCTGGTAGATATCCTCTTCCGAGGCTTGACTCGGAGTCAGACCCTCTCCAGATGACCCTATTGGTTCACTGTCTTTTTCACCTTGTTTCTTCTTGCTCATCCCAACTACCTTCCTTCTAATTACTTGGGTGCGACGCCTGGTCGCGTCCGCACCTCACCGGGCCACCGAACCAGGTCGAGCCCCTTGCGGAGTGACTGTTCGCGGGCATCGAGAATCGACTGCACCTTATCCTCCCGGAGCCCTCCACTATTCAGAACCAAAACTCAGGGTATCTGCGGCTTCGAGGAATGTTATTAACCAGAAGTGCGACCACCAGCATAATGATTGCCCCCAGACCAACAGGGATGATGATGTAGAGGTAGCCGAGGGCGTGGACTTTCTGGCTGCCGATGACCGCGATCAAGGCTGTCGCCCCACCTGGAGGATGAAGGGTCTTGGTGGCGTGCATGAATGCTATCGCAGTGGCTACGGCAACAGCTCCGGCAAGCCACAGGTTCGGCTGTAACAACTTATAACAGATCACGCCTGATATGGCTGAGACGATATGCCCTCCCACGAAATTTCTAGGCTGGGCCAACGGGACATCAATCGCTCCATAGATAAGGACCGCTGAAGCACCAAAAGACCCTATGACCATCAACAGGTCCGTTGCCTCAAGCATATTGTAGTTGATGTATGCGACCGTACCAATTCCACAAAAGCCGCCTATCCATGACCAGATGATTTCGGATAGGCTGACCAACGGAGGGCTCTTCGTATGCCCCCCCTTCATTTTATGAAAATATTCTCTAAGCGTAGACATCGATGGAGAATCACCGGCGGTAGAACCGTTCGCCTGTTGCTCTTTCCGTCCCACCAGGGTATCGCGGGACACGGATCGAAAGAGGACACACCCACGCATAGCGGGTCGGCAATCGGCCTTCAATAAGACGCAGTAGCCGCTATCGTCGTGAGGGCACACGCTCCATCCCATATCAATCACCCCCATTTATCCGCCAGAGCAGGCCTGGCATCCCTACACCCAGGTGGTTGGAACCCAAAGGCGGTTGACTTAATGTGTCGGATAGAATACATTTATATATAATAATATATACTAATAGATGGAGGTGTCAA
Coding sequences within it:
- a CDS encoding CBS domain-containing protein: MSKKKQGEKDSEPIGSSGEGLTPSQASEEDIYQAMKDIPGYMDITPAAAKNLCGLAYEHAQKRILSMQAKEIMSSPVHTVREDTVLVEVAQAMDRTGVSGLPVVDSKGGIVGVISEKDFLRCIGGGR
- a CDS encoding HPP family protein, with protein sequence MSTLREYFHKMKGGHTKSPPLVSLSEIIWSWIGGFCGIGTVAYINYNMLEATDLLMVIGSFGASAVLIYGAIDVPLAQPRNFVGGHIVSAISGVICYKLLQPNLWLAGAVAVATAIAFMHATKTLHPPGGATALIAVIGSQKVHALGYLYIIIPVGLGAIIMLVVALLVNNIPRSRRYPEFWF